The Campylobacter sp. CN_NE2 region TTTGACGGCATTTTCAAATTTGCCGTCAAATTTAAAATGCGTATGCAAGTGATTTCGTAGATGATTTCAATTTAAATTAGATATACAAATGCCGATGATTTAGAAATTTGGTTAATTTTATAAAAGTATTCAAGACAGAGTGGGTATAGTAATTATTTAAATTTCTCTGTTTCAAGCGAAGCTACCTGAGTCGGTAGTGAGTGATGGAACAGAGAAATTTAAATAATTAATCTAGTCGATATGGGGAATTTCGGAAGCAATAAATTTGCTTCCGAATTAACTATTATAGATAGCCATAAACTCCGGCTAGAATATAACCTACAACGCATGAAGTAAATACGCCGATTAATCCTGGGAATATAAAGCTGTGGTTGATTACAAATTTTCCTATGTGGGTCGTGCCTGTGCGGTCAAATTGGATAGCCGCAAGGTCACTTGGGTATGTAGGAAGGATATAATAACCATAGCAAGCAGGTGCAAACGCAGCAATAACGCCCGGACTTACGCCGATACCTAGTGCAATCGGAACAAACGCAGCCAAAGCCGCAGCTTGTGAATTAACAAATTTTGAAATCAATAAAAGCATAACAGCATAGGTCCAAGGGTGAGCTTGAACTACGCCACCAAGCGCTTCTTTAAACATTTTTGTATGAACTGCAAACATAGTATCTGCCATCCATGAAATTCCAAAAACGGCAACCAAAGCAATCATACCTGAGCGGAAAATTTCGTTTCTGCTGATTTTGTTTGCATCTGTTTTTGTAAAGATGATAATAAGCGCACCGGCTAGTAGCATAAATAGTTGGATAACATCTGTCATGCTCATAGGAGATAATTTAGCAGGATCTTTTGCACTTGGCCATGCAGGGCGAAGTTCTTTAAAATAACCCAAAACAGCAACAACAACGATAATGCCTAAGAAAATCCACATAGCAACCCATTTTTGTTTTTCTAGTTTTACGCCAAGTAGCGAAGCGCCTTCGTTTTCGCCATAAACATAGTGTCTAAATTCAGGATCTTTCATCTTTTCTTGGAATTCTTCATCTTTTTCCAAGTCTTTGCCCCTAAACATACTAAATAGACCGATTGCTAAAACACCACAATATGTAGATGGGAAAGTGATTTTTAATAAATCCAAATATCCGTCAAAATTTGGTAATTTTGTCTCGGCTGCAAGTAAAAATGCAGTTAGCGACACAACGGCAACTGAAACCGGACTTGCGATAATGCCCATTTGCGCTGAAACAGAACCTGCTGCCATAGGACGCTCAGGGCGAATATTGTTTTTAATCGCAACATCGTAGATGATAGGCAAAACGGTATAAACAACATGTCCTGTTCCACAAAGAACGGTTAGGGTGCAGGTTACAAAACCGGCTAAAATGCTTACATATTTTGGATGCTTTCGCAAAACTCTTTCGGCTATTTGCAACATACAGTCCAAACCGCCGCTTGCTTGTAGTGTCGCACTTGCAACAACAACCGCAAGAATAACCAACATAACGGTAATCGCAGGTTTTCCTGGTTGGATATGGAATAAAAATACCATTACCAAAAGACCGATACCGCCTAGCAAACCAAGGGCTATACCGCCCTTTCTAGCGCCGTAAAACAAACAACCAAGCACTATCAACAATTGAAGTGCAAATTGTGTTCCTTGGCTCAATTCAGTTAAAAAACTCATTGTTGTTCCTTTCTATTGAACTTAATTTTTATTTTATAGCTTTGCTATTTAAAATTTAATTAAAATTTACAATAAACGATGAAAAATTTAAATTTATTTAATCATTTAAGACTTAAATTATCTCCTAAATTTGGACATATTTGCAAAAATATTATCAAAATATTGCTTATATAGATTAAGAAAAAATTTAATAATTTTGCAAAACATTACCAAATTTAAGATAAAATTAGCAAATTTGATTAAGTCTGATTGAAGTTGTTAAATGATAGAATTTTATGAAATTTTCACAAGGAGAATAGTATGAAAAAATTGGTTTTATTGGTTTCTATTTTTATAGGTGTTATTTTTTCAGGTT contains the following coding sequences:
- a CDS encoding anaerobic C4-dicarboxylate transporter, encoding MSFLTELSQGTQFALQLLIVLGCLFYGARKGGIALGLLGGIGLLVMVFLFHIQPGKPAITVMLVILAVVVASATLQASGGLDCMLQIAERVLRKHPKYVSILAGFVTCTLTVLCGTGHVVYTVLPIIYDVAIKNNIRPERPMAAGSVSAQMGIIASPVSVAVVSLTAFLLAAETKLPNFDGYLDLLKITFPSTYCGVLAIGLFSMFRGKDLEKDEEFQEKMKDPEFRHYVYGENEGASLLGVKLEKQKWVAMWIFLGIIVVVAVLGYFKELRPAWPSAKDPAKLSPMSMTDVIQLFMLLAGALIIIFTKTDANKISRNEIFRSGMIALVAVFGISWMADTMFAVHTKMFKEALGGVVQAHPWTYAVMLLLISKFVNSQAAALAAFVPIALGIGVSPGVIAAFAPACYGYYILPTYPSDLAAIQFDRTGTTHIGKFVINHSFIFPGLIGVFTSCVVGYILAGVYGYL